tttagattCAAGGGTCTCAGGACAGAGGGTGTTGAATGTTACGCAGAACATTCCTTTATACTCAAAAGAAAATTGtcaaaaatgtgcagcacattCAAGACAGAACTTCCTGattcaaaacaaagacaatctGGAAGATGAGCACGAATTTACAGAACTAAAAGAGAAAATCTGACTTTTCAGCAATGCCCTGTTAGCCGTTTGTTTTTGGTGGGAGGCCAGAGGTCGGGGTCACCTGCAGTGCAGTGCCCTGCAGTAGTTTAACAGCAGTCACATAACACTggtcagagctgctgtttgCAGTGACCACCTGATCCCGGCCTCCCAGTGGTTCTTATCTCCCCTTAGAACCTTTAACTGTTTAGTGACGACTCGTTGTCTTTGAGCATGTGTACTTCAGGATTTACTGCGAACTTcagttatttatattatttatcaGTGTACTTAAACAGCTAAATGTACGAGAGGAAATCAcgacaaaatataaaacacaagtgtgtttttaaataatataaataactgAAGTTCacctaaaaaaattaattaatcaacaaTCAGTATGACCATAAAAGGAATTCATGTATCATGTCTAACTATCAGTTAGAAACTTAAAGGACACATTCACTGATTTTGGTTCTAGTTCGgttagtacatgtaaatgaatgccatgtAACATCCCTCTGACATCCCTATATTAAAGCatatctctctttttctgatATCTGAATATCTGAAAAAAATCCTCCAgctgacatcacttggaggaacctttagttgtGGTCATTTAATCTCGTTGCCTGTGTTATAGAGCTTGGAATCATCGTTGACCCGCTTTTCCAGAGCTcacccagatgacatcatctgaactcctaatgataaaagtttaaaagcgtgaatgtacatttacaccctaaactaaaactatagaaagcaagttgaaaattggtggagttgccctttaaataaTTGGTAACAACTCTTGCTCTAGACTGATTGACTAATTAATTGGCTAATCTCCGGCAGAGGATTCAGGATGTTTAagacagtttttaaagttttaaaattttaatggcTGCCTCATTATGTTAAAGCAATTTAACACGTTACAAAGTGACAAGTCAAAGCCATTTGCAGCTCTGTGAGATTAAAAATGTGAGGCTAAATACTAACAAACACAAGTGATATAGTGCTGATCTTAAACTGCATCCTATTTCCTATTAACTTTATTCTTCTGCGGCCgcaaacacatttcataaaCACTTAATCAGCACacgtttctttttaaatgaatgaacagtAACGGACATGATGCATATGTAAAGCATAAGACTGTGAGTCACAGGACAGACAGAAGTCCAGAGTTAGCAAAGtcctttggttaaggttagagacaGATTGTGGTTTTGCTGAACTGCAAAAATACTCTGAAACAGAACATGAAAGTCTGTCCCAAGTTTATTAACAATCCATTTAATCCATTGTGCTGCTTGTGTGGCTACAAATAAGGGCCATGCAGACTTTTCGAAAGTATCCAGGTAccctatctatctatctatctatctgtctatctgtttatctgtctatcgatctatctatctatttatctatagatatatagatatctatatataaatagatatctatatctatatctatctatatctatctatatctatctatctatatatatatatatatatatatatatatatatatatatatatatatatatatatatatataaaaagaataaaggaaATTTTGTTACTATTCCGGTTCCTTGCCTTTTGCAAAATCCTGCTACGTGGAAAAACTCTCCTGTTGAACAGGAAGTACTGGGTTAAACTGGAAATTGTTCATTGGCAAACTCACTGTTTTCCGACTAAGACCAACAACTGCCACTGTGCAGCTACAGACTGTGCTGCAGCCTGTAGGTGTGTGAGAGGTCAGTGTTCAGCTGAGGTACAGGTCATCCACTGTGAGTATGTGTactttgagtgtgtgtattatTGACAGTCTGGAGCCACAGGAGGACAGTTAATATCCCGACAGAATTCCTGTCCTTTATATATTCGGAGGCCTTAGCTAAACTTCTTTAAACCTTTTATATCAAATCAGTCTCTTTGCGTTACATAGTGAACTAGACACTTACGTTTATGGTTCGCGTTTGTTATGTTGTGTAACCGAATGATTTTGAGGCAGTTAAGTCGTACGCAAGTGAACCTACCCTCCGACCAACGGAGTGCCATCCACCCATTTCCACTGGTCCTCTGTGTGTTCATCGGTGATCCCAAACCAGTAAGCGTTCCAGTGACCTCTGGGAAGAAGATTCCACACGAACGTCTGAGAACACGGGAATAAAGGAAATGTAATGATTGTTAGCTTTAGTATATTTGGACTGAGAGTCAACTAATGGCATGAAAAGACTAAAACCAACCATAAAACCTACTATAAGCAAATGCAGCACTGTGCAGTGACCTGTATAACATCAGGTCCGGCCGAGTCCCAGTAACTTCAGTAACTTAATGctctcatttcacattttaagtCAGTCTTTGTAGGAAATCATGTTAACAGTATTTCTTTCCATATTCTTAGACAAATAACAAACCACTACAGTCCTGGGCATACGAAGCTAAAAACCCTCATGACTTTAACAACTTGGGTCAATAGTTGATAGCTGAAGGGTCAAACTATCGACACAACTCTGTAAAGGTGTGTCAAAGCTCAAAGAAAGGTTGCTGAAGACCTTAGAAGAAAAGTTGAGGCTCACCAGGCTGAAAAGGGTTACGTAACATTTGGACCCTAACAGTCCACCATCGGACAGATTGTGTAGAAATTGGTCCCTCCAGGAAGTTGCAGTGATGTTGcaatgtgtttctgcttttttaaaatggtaAGAACTTGCGAAAATCATGGCTGATTGATTCAGTTAACTGTTGCGGTGATCGTGACATCGCGacttcctggagggactgacaAATGGAGAACATGTCACACCGTGGTTACCCCCCCAGTAAGTGATTGACCTTCAAAGATCACACCAAGAGCAAGCTGTGTAGTATTTCAGGAGGACACAACAGGTCAGGGACCCCAAGGTAAAGTCTAGGAAACTAGTGTTCATGAGTCCACCACCAGGAGAACATTGAACAACACtcaacaaaaagaacaaattgaATTGTCTTGTTTTCTCAAGTCCATGTGGATAAGCCAGAAGGCTGTTGGTGGCAGTATTGTGATTTAAGCCtgttttgctgcctctggaccaggGAGACTTGGCATCATTGATGGAGCTATGCAGTTTCACAGGGTAAGGCCTGTGGAAGGACCTGGATCAGCCCGTTCATGCAATGAAGCCCACTAACACTGTTGAGTTGAAGCTGTTCTATCAGTCCTCAGTCATGCAGTTGCTCGTACTTTACCTGCTCCTCGGCCGTGTGGATTATAGCCAGGTGAGCTCCTTGTGTCTGGCAGAAATTCTGGCTCTCTGGCCAGTTGTTCGAGACTGTGGAAATGAAGTAACAGCTGTTGCTGAAGAGATTCCAGCCTAAGGGGCAGGTGATAGGGGCCGGTGTCGGTTTGATCACCTCAGGGGCTGATaaatgacagaaacacacaaacaaaagactggagaaattattattattacaaaaataataaattataatgtggacacagctctataCAAATTAGTCTGTCTGTACCTTTGGTGGCAGCAAGTTTGGCCAGcagctcctccttctctttctgcagCTTTGCTTTCTCCTGCCGCAGTTTAAGGATGGTGCCGGTCTGAGCCGTCACGTTTGCTTCCAGCGTCTGCTTCTGCGCCTCTAAAGTCGCTTTCTCCTGCTGCAGTTTATGGATGGTGCCGGTCTGAGCCGTCACGTTTGCTTCCAGCGTCTGCTTCTGCGCCTCTAAAGTCGCTTTCTCCTGCTGCAGTTTATGGATGGTGGCGGTCAGAGCCGTCATGTTTGCGTCAAGCGTCTGCTTCTGCGCCTCTAAAGTCGCTTCGCCACCCGATTGAGGCTTGGTCTTATCTGTGGAGCATATTCACATAGAGCCAAATCATCGGCAGGGACTGAAATATGGGACGatggacttttgtttgttttgttgtacatGTGCAGCTCTGTTGGCCATGAGAGCTCCACATGCTGAGACTTCCTAAACTCATGGAAATAGACaatatgaaaaactaaaacgCTCCAAATAACACAGACAGCTGTTGTTGATGTTCTCTTAAAAGGAAATTCTTTTTCTAGTGTAAAAAATCCCCTATTTAcatagaaaataactttttcacGGTAAAAGCAGAAGCAGCTTTTCAGGATTCTGACTCAAACCACTAGAtcctttttttctgaaaaaggaTCTGCTGAAACTGTTCACTCAgcttattaatattattttggtGTATTTCTTTGCACAGGGTCATTGTGTTTGCTCCAGATGAAGTGATTACGCTTTTACAGTAGTAAACACTTTGACTTTAGCAGCATTTCATGTaccaatattttcaatattttcttaCGGTATTTTTAAAAGGACATTTTGTGTAGTTACTGTATTTTCTACACCATAATGGTAGTTTTAACTTTGTTCAGCAGTTTGAAATAAACCAGTCTAGCAGAGCCTTCATTACAATGTGACTGCTGGAGCAGATGATGTTAGAGTTCTGCTTTCTCGTAACATTGAGGCAATTCTGAGCATTTGTGGtgactttttcttctttgagaCATTGCTGCCACCAAGCAGCATAAATGTTTCACTTCCTTATTCTCTACTCACCGCGTGCAGCCACGGCTATGATGGAGATCAGCAGGACGGCGCAGAGCACAGCCAGGCAGACGGTGGCGAGTCGGTAAGGCCCGGGTCCACTCAGTCGGACTGGGAGGAAAGCATGAGCTGAAGAAAGAAAGATTTTGGTCATTTCTGACAAATCAATGTACTTTATCACAcaggtgtaaaaataaaaatgcagtagTGCTGTGAGTCAGTCCTGTTCATTCATTCACAACAGTTGGCCAGTAATGGCCTCATGTCACATGAGTAGGCTGATACTCATAGAATCTGGGGTTACAATACGTAACCAACTAGGCAAAGTAACAACATTTAATAGTATCCTCCTGTACTATTCAACCTTAGTCAATTAGATTCTCGCCAAATATTTTGATTGTTGAATTTTcatagtttttgctttttttctctttattgtcAGCCAagtggtttttttttacctgttgattgtacaaataaataaataaataaatcgtGTGAAGGTGTCACTTttcatgtttaaacatttttcagttttctgaaaTATCATAGACCAAATGTTTAGCTGTAAAATGATCCCCAATTGGCAGTAAAAACAATTGACAATATGTATCCACAGCCCCAGATTTAGCTAAAGACCAAATTACAGTTCACAGAAATTTGCCACCTGGGAAAAGTCCCATATGATTAATATGTGATTAATGCTGCAGAGGAACTGAAACTGCTGAGTTAcacgataaaaaaaaacaactaaaatcaGCACGTactttctgaaaaataaaaaatatgtgcaaTTACATTACAAGACCTCACTTGCTTTCTTCTGTTTGGATGTGTCAAGtcaacacgtttttttttttttaatgttgcaatGAAATCTAAAATGACACACTGGCAAAACCTTTCACCCATATTTGTGCactgtttgtggtgtgtgtgtgcataagtgtatttaagtttgtatgtgtgttaatCACCCCCGTGCTCAAGTTGGTGcatagagacagaaaagaaggaCTAAACTAACATGTTGTGAGGGAGGAGGTTGCAAAATCCACTTGTTTTTAGCAGAAAGACTTGAAACAGGAGGAATCAGCCTGACTCTCCCCAACATTCAGCCCAACTAATACTGGATTTTTATCATCAATACTGATATTGATGATTGGGATTAAAAATGCCTCATAACCTCATACCAATCTTATTCCATAAGTTCATTTGCAGGGTTTTGTTACTTTGATGTTTGTGCTAAGATAAGCAGTAGCTTCATAGCTGTATTAGCTTCAGGACGGTGGACGACCACCTTATCTGCTGCGCCACAGTTGCaccaatgtgtttttttaattgttgtacAAGCTTTGTAagccttattttttaaatcttttacgAGCATCTGGTACGTGAACCGGGAGAACACAAACAgctgaatgatttaaaaaaaaaaacatttgcacatgaGTTGATGAAATTACAGTAcagaaattacaaattacagtaaTTGTTGAAAATACTGCAATTTACATTTGCAGCCCTAATAAATATtatcataaaaaatacattaaaaatatgaattgcaTCCCTAATATTTATTCTACATTATGATGAAAGTGGTGTCAAAACCCAAACCATGAAAACAGGAGCACAGAACAAACACTGTCATAACGTAGCCTGAACAGTGTGAAGTGATTTGTAAGAGTGGTTTTGTGTCTTAGTGCATTAGAATAACAAAGATTAGctggacaaaaaaagaatatttgctAAAACATAGAAAGAGACTGAGAGAAAACCAGCAagtgtttttttggtttctctGTGAAGACCCTAACTGGGGTGAGTCCTTACCTCTCTGGGCCACATCTGGCCTGTGGCCAGACACGTCACGTGTGCCCTCATCGTCTATCAGTTTGGAGTACATGCCCTCGCTGGTCGGGGGGCTCCCGGGGGTCGACATGTCAGtggcagaagaagaaaaacaaagccgAAATGACAAGTCTGGAAAGTTTCAGTGACGAgttaaagtggaaaacaaactTCCAGTGCAGCACTGAAGTGATGCTCTCCTCCCCCTTTTCAGCCATTTATAAAGTGGCCCCTGGACTGGGGTCAAGTACCACAGAGTAAGTAAGAGAccagtttcaaaataaaagccctggAAATGCACAGGTTCTGCAAAGGTTTATAAGAACtgcaaaaaacccaaaacaaaacaaaacaaaaaactacacaCAATGTTAGACACACACTAAAAAGTCAGTGAAGCCTGACtcataaaatactaaattattCACTTAATGTCCAGACATGTGAAAAAAAGTGGTAATAGTGTTGGCTTGTTTTCAGACAATTAGCAAAGTTGCACTAATGCTCAGTTTTCACGTGACCTTTAAGGAACACACATCCATTATATTCTGTAGAAAACAAGCATTTAACATTCTGATTGCATTTGAAGGGAAAAAACTTATTATGCAACTTGCTGGTGGCTTTTGTGGCTCTGTGTCGCCCTCCTGAGGGTAAAAGATCACCATGCAAATGTTGATCACATATCAATTCCACAGAACACGTTTCTCAAAGAAGATAGAGGACGGCCTAAGATCAcagtaggcactttgttgttacaaggcccaaagcaatgtagtagatagagggtcctggggtcacaagatctacaagaaggtgcaatataagggttttattgcttcacaactgacatTGACAGATAATCTAATAAGGAacaagaatgatgactgtcaactacatgcacctggtttcttcagtcatgttttgtgagggtggtaacttcttgggtttaagtataaatagaaggggtttgagagatacaagccagaagacaccaacatccatgtgttcttctccatgccggcatgtgttaaactgaggaaaccctggttggctcacagactggagacctgtccagggccTGCTCCACTTCTCGCCTAATGACAGcggggatagactccagccgcCACAGGTACGGTGGAGCTCATAGCACTGCCCatcaagaaaacacatgcaaataaaaaaaaaataaaataaaaaaacgttaTTAATTTGACAACAGAAcgtttcatcttttctttgacTTGTTTCAGTCAGATTATGCATTTATTACAGCTACATTTAAACAGGTAGGTTAAACTGTTCCATACAgtcatatttcaaaataaaacaggtttTGCTATTGCATATTCTTACCATAACAGGCAAAACGTCTTTTTCAGTGAAACCTCTGAAAGTCGATCTTCTTTAAATATGCTGTGCAGGACAGGATCTTCTGCCAGTTGGTGTATTGTAGAATTGTAGAAAAATGGAAACCTTGATTGATCTCACACATGGCTTCattacatttgtctgtgtgcttccatcatcatcatcatcatcatcatcatcatcacccaaACTGGGCAGACTGTGGCTGAAGCATTGTGGTGGAACCGGATTAATGGTTTTCTTGACTCTGAAGAAAGTGGAGGCGAGGGACAGGGGGTCAAACGTCTGGAGTTATATgttatacttttgtttttcaaacttcCTGTTATTAGCAGACTGCTGAACAAATAAGCCAATGCTTCTTTAGAATATTCATCCAGTACAAACAATAATTCACACAGATCACATATACTGCTGCTCAATCCCGTTTCTGGCAACACCTACTGATGTTACCAAACTGCAAAAGACTA
The nucleotide sequence above comes from Channa argus isolate prfri chromosome 1, Channa argus male v1.0, whole genome shotgun sequence. Encoded proteins:
- the LOC137140098 gene encoding C-type lectin domain family 17, member A-like translates to MSTPGSPPTSEGMYSKLIDDEGTRDVSGHRPDVAQRAHAFLPVRLSGPGPYRLATVCLAVLCAVLLISIIAVAARDKTKPQSGGEATLEAQKQTLDANMTALTATIHKLQQEKATLEAQKQTLEANVTAQTGTIHKLQQEKATLEAQKQTLEANVTAQTGTILKLRQEKAKLQKEKEELLAKLAATKAPEVIKPTPAPITCPLGWNLFSNSCYFISTVSNNWPESQNFCQTQGAHLAIIHTAEEQTFVWNLLPRGHWNAYWFGITDEHTEDQWKWVDGTPLVGGFWEVGEPNNHIDEDCGYIVKTLVLERVPIRSWYDAPCSMYRPFICEKEMSTTQ